In the Flavisolibacter tropicus genome, one interval contains:
- a CDS encoding rhodanese-like domain-containing protein: MKEISVEELKQRLDNGEKINLIDCREPHEYEEANLGGKLVPLGKIQTMQIEDIEDLKDEEVIIHCRSGKRSMMACLILEQMGFTNTNNVTGGILAWQEKFGVQQ, translated from the coding sequence ATGAAAGAAATTTCGGTTGAAGAGTTGAAACAAAGGCTTGATAATGGTGAAAAGATCAATCTGATTGATTGCCGCGAGCCACATGAATATGAGGAAGCAAACCTGGGTGGAAAGTTGGTGCCCTTAGGTAAGATTCAAACTATGCAGATAGAAGATATTGAGGATTTGAAAGATGAGGAAGTAATTATTCATTGCAGAAGTGGCAAACGTAGTATGATGGCCTGTTTGATTTTAGAGCAAATGGGATTTACAAACACCAATAATGTTACAGGTGGTATATTAGCCTGGCAAGAAAAATTTGGTGTACAACAATAA
- the era gene encoding GTPase Era codes for MPNSFYNVKAGFVNIFGKPNAGKSTLLNALIGEKLAIVSSKVQTTRHRIKGFLTTDQYQIIFSDTPGIIEPKYKLHERMMGAVKSALEDADVAMLLVDINDNWEECDAVFSSLRLKVGSIVVLNKIDTADKEKIEAAKAFFSSKSYCKKLVTISALAQNNLQELLDAIVSLLPEGDPFYAEDELTDLSERFFVGEIVREKIFELFEEEIPYQTTVLVHEFKHKSTLIKIGANIIVQRETQKSIIIGEGGKMIKKIGSDARKDIEKFLGQKVFLELFVKVRPKWRENDLFLKEYGYS; via the coding sequence TTGCCGAATAGTTTTTATAACGTGAAGGCAGGTTTTGTTAACATATTCGGAAAACCGAATGCAGGGAAGAGCACTTTGCTTAATGCCCTCATTGGTGAAAAGCTAGCTATTGTATCCTCAAAGGTGCAAACTACGCGTCATCGTATTAAAGGATTCTTAACGACTGATCAGTATCAAATTATTTTCTCTGATACACCAGGCATTATTGAGCCCAAATACAAATTGCATGAAAGAATGATGGGAGCTGTAAAAAGCGCCCTGGAAGACGCCGATGTGGCCATGCTGTTAGTTGATATAAATGATAACTGGGAAGAGTGTGACGCTGTTTTTTCTTCACTGCGATTAAAAGTCGGGTCTATTGTCGTTTTGAATAAAATAGATACGGCAGACAAAGAAAAGATAGAGGCTGCAAAGGCATTCTTTAGTTCGAAAAGTTATTGTAAAAAGTTGGTTACCATTTCAGCTTTAGCGCAGAATAATTTGCAAGAATTATTAGATGCTATTGTTTCTCTATTGCCGGAAGGCGATCCTTTTTATGCGGAAGACGAGCTAACCGATTTATCTGAGCGCTTTTTTGTAGGTGAAATCGTGAGGGAAAAAATCTTTGAACTATTTGAAGAGGAGATTCCCTATCAAACAACAGTATTAGTACATGAGTTCAAGCACAAGTCTACCTTGATCAAAATAGGTGCGAATATTATAGTGCAGCGGGAAACACAAAAGTCAATTATTATTGGTGAAGGTGGGAAGATGATCAAGAAGATAGGCAGTGATGCCCGGAAGGATATAGAAAAGTTTCTTGGGCAAAAGGTTTTCTTGGAGTTGTTTGTAAAAGTGCGCCCTAAATGGAGAGAAAATGATTTGTTCTTGAAAGAGTATGGATATAGTTAA
- a CDS encoding TonB-dependent receptor, which produces MKRTALLTISTCALLAAQAQTDTIDLVPVEVKAVRASATAPFTKTNIKKEEIRKQNLGQDLPFILNNTPSVVVNSDAGNGVGYTGIRIRGTDATRINVTLNGVPFNDAESSGAFFVDLPDFLSSVNSIQIQRGVGTSSNGAGAFGATINLSTNDLVKNRNIEINNSYGSFNTLKNTVLYNSGLLGKHFTVDARLSRLSSDGYIDRATSDLRSYYLSTAYTTEKTGLRFTTFSGKEITYQAWNGVSEADLKVNRRINYAGMEKEGTPYDNEVDNYRQDHYQLFFNHKLAQGLTFNTGLFLVRGKGYYEQYKADENYADYNLPVPASGETSSDLVRQLWLDNYYYGNTFSLQYEKEGTALTLGGAITNYDGNHYGKVIWAEKGLSEIKKWYDLDAQKSDANVYAKWQQKLGAYWQLYTDLQWRGVTHDIEGFRYNPTLGVKQFYNFLNPKAGISYNRNNWLLYTSYGVANKEPNRDDFEAGVAQQPLAERLHDLELGIEKNEKAYNWGATLYYMRYDNQLVLTGKINDVGSYTRTNIKDSYRAGIELQGATRITPWLQAAANLTLSKNKLKNFEEYIDNYDDGTQKQNMYNETTIAFSPSAISSGILTFTPVKNTELQLIGKYVGKQYLDNTENEQRKLDAYYTQDIRANYTFQKKWLKGSKLIFQLNNIFNTLYEPNGYTFSYYYNNALTTENYYFPMAGTNWTIGLNIKL; this is translated from the coding sequence ATGAAAAGGACTGCTTTATTAACCATTTCAACCTGTGCATTATTAGCAGCACAGGCTCAGACAGACACGATCGACCTTGTACCCGTTGAAGTAAAAGCCGTAAGGGCTTCTGCTACGGCCCCCTTCACAAAAACGAATATCAAAAAAGAAGAGATTCGTAAGCAAAATTTGGGGCAAGACCTACCGTTCATTTTAAACAACACTCCTTCTGTAGTGGTAAATTCGGATGCTGGCAACGGCGTGGGCTATACAGGTATTCGTATCAGGGGCACTGATGCTACGCGTATCAATGTAACCCTTAATGGCGTACCATTTAACGATGCAGAAAGTAGCGGAGCGTTCTTTGTTGATCTCCCCGACTTTTTATCTTCTGTAAACAGTATTCAAATACAGCGCGGTGTGGGCACATCATCCAATGGTGCCGGAGCCTTTGGTGCTACGATCAATCTGAGTACCAACGATCTTGTAAAAAACCGGAATATTGAAATAAACAATAGCTATGGTTCTTTTAACACACTAAAGAACACCGTTCTCTACAACAGCGGCCTATTAGGTAAACATTTTACTGTAGATGCCCGGTTATCACGTCTGAGCAGCGATGGCTATATTGACAGAGCCACCAGCGATCTGCGTTCCTATTATTTATCTACTGCCTATACTACAGAGAAAACAGGCTTACGCTTTACCACCTTCTCTGGTAAAGAAATAACATACCAGGCTTGGAACGGCGTGTCTGAAGCGGATTTGAAAGTAAATAGACGGATCAACTATGCCGGCATGGAAAAAGAAGGCACACCCTATGATAATGAAGTTGACAACTACAGACAGGACCATTATCAATTATTCTTCAATCACAAACTGGCGCAAGGCCTCACTTTCAACACTGGCTTGTTCTTAGTACGCGGCAAAGGATATTATGAACAATACAAAGCAGATGAGAACTATGCTGACTATAATCTTCCGGTACCGGCTAGTGGTGAAACTTCTTCCGACCTGGTGCGCCAATTATGGTTAGACAACTACTATTATGGCAACACCTTTTCATTACAATATGAAAAGGAAGGTACAGCCTTAACGCTAGGTGGTGCAATAACTAATTATGACGGCAACCATTATGGAAAAGTAATATGGGCTGAAAAAGGCTTAAGTGAAATTAAAAAATGGTATGACCTGGACGCTCAGAAAAGTGATGCTAACGTGTATGCAAAGTGGCAGCAAAAATTAGGAGCTTACTGGCAACTTTATACAGATTTACAATGGAGAGGTGTAACACACGACATTGAAGGCTTTCGCTATAATCCTACCCTAGGTGTTAAGCAATTCTATAATTTTTTAAACCCTAAAGCAGGCATTAGTTATAATCGCAACAACTGGCTGTTGTACACCTCATATGGCGTTGCCAATAAAGAGCCAAACAGGGATGACTTTGAAGCGGGTGTTGCACAACAACCTTTAGCCGAGCGTTTGCATGACTTGGAGTTGGGTATTGAAAAGAATGAGAAGGCGTACAATTGGGGAGCCACTTTATATTACATGCGTTACGACAACCAGCTAGTTCTTACTGGTAAAATAAATGATGTAGGTTCCTATACCCGCACCAACATTAAAGACAGCTATAGAGCTGGAATTGAATTACAAGGTGCAACCCGTATTACTCCTTGGTTACAGGCGGCTGCCAACCTTACCCTCAGCAAGAATAAGCTTAAAAACTTCGAGGAATATATCGACAACTATGACGACGGAACACAAAAGCAAAACATGTATAACGAAACGACAATTGCTTTTTCTCCTAGTGCAATTAGTAGTGGCATTTTAACCTTTACCCCGGTAAAGAACACAGAGCTTCAGTTAATAGGAAAATATGTAGGCAAACAGTACTTAGATAATACAGAAAACGAGCAGCGCAAACTGGATGCTTATTATACACAAGATATTAGGGCCAATTATACGTTTCAGAAAAAATGGTTAAAGGGCTCTAAGTTGATATTTCAACTTAACAATATCTTCAATACGCTGTATGAGCCAAATGGCTATACGTTCAGTTATTATTATAACAATGCGCTGACCACAGAGAACTATTACTTCCCAATGGCTGGCACCAATTGGACCATAGGTTTAAATATCAAGCTATAA
- a CDS encoding head GIN domain-containing protein, which yields MKKILFSLFILAGIGAQAQMTINDPNAEARTVESFHAIQISSAFDVVLSQSNTEGLAVSANNKDAMTHIKTVVKSGTLHIWFDDGNKWWSKNPKLKAYISVKDLDLIKASGAADINIEGVLKVAELKLDLSGASDLEGAITVTNELSIDLSGASDINISGSADKVTIDANGASDVKAYEFKANTCSVEASGASSVRITADKEMSVKLSGASSLSYKGNAVIKDVKTSGSSSVSKKS from the coding sequence ATGAAAAAAATCCTTTTTTCACTGTTTATACTAGCGGGTATAGGTGCTCAGGCGCAAATGACCATAAATGACCCAAATGCAGAAGCGCGTACGGTAGAATCTTTTCATGCTATACAAATCTCCAGTGCTTTTGATGTGGTACTGAGTCAGTCGAATACAGAGGGGCTAGCCGTAAGTGCTAATAATAAAGATGCTATGACTCATATCAAGACAGTGGTCAAAAGCGGCACATTGCATATTTGGTTTGATGATGGCAATAAGTGGTGGTCAAAAAATCCTAAGTTAAAAGCGTATATCTCTGTAAAAGACCTGGATCTGATCAAGGCAAGTGGTGCGGCAGATATAAATATAGAAGGAGTATTGAAAGTGGCGGAGTTAAAACTGGACTTGTCAGGGGCAAGTGACTTAGAAGGGGCCATAACGGTCACCAATGAGTTGTCAATTGACCTGAGTGGAGCTTCTGATATAAACATCTCCGGCTCTGCTGATAAAGTAACTATTGATGCCAATGGCGCCAGTGATGTAAAGGCCTATGAATTTAAAGCCAATACCTGTTCTGTAGAAGCCAGTGGAGCTAGTAGCGTGCGGATTACAGCCGACAAAGAGATGTCTGTTAAACTGAGTGGGGCCAGTAGCCTTTCTTACAAAGGGAATGCTGTTATTAAAGATGTAAAAACTAGTGGCTCCAGTAGCGTTTCAAAAAAATCTTAA
- the der gene encoding ribosome biogenesis GTPase Der, with protein sequence MGFTVAIVGRPNVGKSTFFNRLLEQRKAIVEDTPGVTRDRQYGIAEWNGKTFNVIDTGGFVPHSEDVFEREIRKQVTIAVEEANAIVFMADAATGITDLDDAMADILRRSTKPVFLVVNKVDNNERMLEATEFYSLGFDQVYFVSSISGSGTGEILDAITDLMKEDDEAISEEEKGLPKFAIIGQPNVGKSSLLNALIGQERTIVSDIAGTTRDTIHTRYNLFQKDFVLIDTAGLRRKAKVHEDLEFYSVIRAIKALDEADVCMIVLDAEKGITAQDLNIFSLAARKGKGVVVLVNKWDLMEKETNTARDYEKTLKQKLAPFTDVPVLFISAKEKTRIFKAIEIALDVYENRQRKVATSKLNDVMLKAIEANHPPVVRGAPVRIKYVTQLPTVVPSFAFFCNFPEDIKTPYRNYLENQLRENFDFTGVPVRIFFRKK encoded by the coding sequence ATGGGTTTTACAGTAGCCATAGTTGGCCGACCAAATGTAGGGAAGAGTACGTTTTTTAACCGTTTGCTGGAGCAGCGGAAAGCCATTGTGGAAGATACTCCCGGTGTAACACGCGACCGGCAATATGGTATTGCAGAATGGAATGGAAAAACATTCAACGTTATTGATACTGGCGGTTTTGTGCCGCACAGTGAAGATGTATTTGAAAGAGAAATTCGTAAGCAAGTAACAATAGCTGTAGAAGAAGCAAATGCCATTGTGTTTATGGCAGATGCTGCAACAGGCATTACCGACTTGGATGATGCTATGGCAGATATATTGCGCCGTTCTACAAAGCCTGTATTTCTAGTTGTAAACAAGGTTGATAACAATGAACGCATGTTGGAGGCTACCGAGTTTTATAGCTTGGGCTTTGATCAGGTGTACTTTGTATCATCTATTAGTGGTAGTGGCACTGGGGAGATATTAGATGCTATAACAGATTTGATGAAAGAAGATGATGAGGCTATTTCTGAGGAGGAAAAAGGATTGCCCAAGTTTGCCATCATTGGTCAGCCGAATGTAGGTAAATCATCGTTGTTAAATGCATTGATAGGGCAGGAACGTACCATTGTAAGTGATATTGCAGGAACAACACGCGATACCATTCATACACGATATAATCTTTTCCAAAAAGATTTTGTTCTTATTGATACTGCTGGTTTGCGTCGTAAAGCAAAAGTGCATGAGGATTTAGAGTTTTACTCTGTAATACGAGCTATAAAAGCACTGGATGAAGCAGATGTTTGTATGATTGTATTAGACGCTGAAAAAGGTATTACAGCGCAGGATCTGAACATTTTTAGTTTAGCAGCACGCAAGGGTAAAGGTGTTGTGGTATTGGTAAATAAGTGGGATCTGATGGAAAAAGAAACCAATACAGCCCGTGATTATGAAAAAACATTAAAACAGAAATTAGCACCGTTTACCGATGTGCCAGTTCTGTTTATTTCAGCAAAAGAAAAGACCCGAATCTTCAAAGCCATTGAGATAGCGTTGGATGTTTATGAGAATCGCCAACGTAAGGTTGCCACCTCCAAACTAAACGATGTGATGCTGAAAGCTATTGAGGCTAATCATCCACCAGTTGTAAGAGGTGCGCCAGTACGTATTAAATATGTTACTCAATTACCTACTGTAGTACCCTCATTTGCCTTCTTCTGTAATTTTCCAGAAGATATCAAAACTCCTTATCGTAATTACCTTGAAAATCAGTTGCGCGAGAACTTTGATTTTACAGGTGTGCCGGTACGTATTTTCTTTAGAAAAAAGTAA
- a CDS encoding response regulator, giving the protein MSEMHPYVLIVEADEDNRYLLYTAFTSAGWAVPLKFMDSGELALKYLQQLSPSFYPSLIILDMNMPGLNGNEVLALIRKGEDMKNIPIVFYSTAMKPVVSELLMALGAAGCFEIPDEMDKVVQLANEFIQESKPAELE; this is encoded by the coding sequence ATGAGTGAAATGCACCCATATGTTCTAATTGTGGAAGCAGACGAAGACAATCGCTATTTACTCTATACAGCTTTTACGTCTGCGGGTTGGGCAGTTCCATTAAAATTTATGGATTCTGGGGAGCTGGCGTTGAAATACTTGCAGCAGCTTTCGCCTTCTTTTTATCCTTCGTTAATTATCCTTGATATGAATATGCCAGGGCTAAATGGCAATGAGGTACTGGCGCTTATACGCAAAGGAGAGGATATGAAAAATATTCCAATTGTTTTCTATTCTACAGCTATGAAGCCGGTAGTTAGTGAATTGTTAATGGCGCTTGGGGCTGCTGGTTGTTTTGAGATACCTGATGAAATGGATAAAGTGGTGCAACTGGCTAATGAATTTATACAAGAATCAAAGCCTGCCGAACTAGAGTAG
- a CDS encoding DUF4954 family protein, whose amino-acid sequence MNEIRKKPLHAIGYNFVADPYLPAGADEYHLRNLQNRSGIPYRNLSAYEIEVLVRNNNTSDDWNKIQVSNAFNPELVKNCKFYGLVRIGKLETISLEFHNIIMPVGLYNSTIISCDFGDNVVVSNVNYMSHYIIGSEVVLSNIHELHVTNHSKFGNGIIKEGEDESVRVWLELCNENAGRKIIPFIGMLPGDAHLWSKYRSDELLMQRFREFTEKKFDKQRGYYGKVGDRSVIKNTSIIKDVWVGSDAYIKGANKLKNLTINSNDEAPSQIGEGCELVNGIINEGCRVFYGVKAVRFIMASHSQLKYGARLINSYLGNNATISCCEVLNSLIFPAHEQHHNNSFLCAATIMGQSNIAAGATIGSNHNSRAADGEIVAGRGFWPGLCVSLKHNSKFASFTLIAKGDYSYELNIPIPFSLISNDVSHDRLVVMPGFWFMYNMYALARNSGKYIDRDKRTDKIQHIEYDFLAPDTINEMFDALVLFKKYTAIAHHKKQGSTINESSLEEEGNAILNDDQYDWKGLQVIAYGFENNHRPTHLIKVKEAFQLFQRLIRYYGTTQLMQSIQNGVVNSLQEIQQIDTTTERLTWKNIGGQLLPETKFNQFIESIHKNTIGSWEAVHGFYKECGATYDADKLQHAYSSLLEIKGLTTEEFTTDIFNELMQEALATKEWMVQNIYDSRAKDYQSAFRKMVYDNEEEMVEVIGKLEDNVFIQQQQNELEQMRESVVQIQSSFK is encoded by the coding sequence ATGAATGAGATAAGGAAAAAACCTTTACATGCCATAGGATACAACTTTGTTGCGGATCCCTATTTGCCCGCTGGTGCCGATGAATACCACTTACGAAATCTTCAAAACCGAAGCGGCATTCCCTATCGAAACCTCTCTGCGTACGAAATAGAAGTATTGGTACGCAATAACAACACCTCTGACGATTGGAACAAGATACAGGTATCTAATGCCTTTAATCCGGAACTGGTAAAGAACTGTAAGTTCTATGGCTTGGTACGCATTGGTAAACTAGAGACCATATCCTTAGAGTTTCACAATATTATTATGCCTGTTGGATTGTACAACAGTACTATTATCAGTTGTGATTTTGGTGACAATGTGGTAGTGAGCAATGTTAACTATATGTCGCATTACATCATTGGCAGCGAGGTAGTGTTATCTAATATTCACGAGCTGCATGTTACAAACCACTCTAAGTTCGGTAATGGTATTATTAAAGAAGGCGAAGATGAATCCGTAAGAGTTTGGTTAGAACTCTGTAATGAAAATGCAGGTCGCAAGATTATTCCATTTATTGGCATGCTGCCCGGTGATGCCCACTTATGGTCAAAATACAGGAGCGACGAACTGCTAATGCAACGCTTTAGAGAGTTCACAGAAAAGAAGTTTGATAAGCAACGTGGATACTATGGAAAGGTTGGTGACCGCTCGGTTATAAAAAACACCAGTATCATTAAAGATGTTTGGGTAGGTAGCGATGCCTATATAAAAGGAGCCAATAAGTTAAAAAACCTAACCATCAACTCTAACGATGAAGCACCCTCGCAAATTGGTGAAGGCTGCGAGTTGGTGAATGGTATTATTAATGAAGGATGTCGTGTGTTTTATGGGGTGAAGGCTGTACGTTTCATTATGGCCTCTCACTCGCAATTAAAATATGGCGCCCGTTTGATCAACTCTTACTTAGGCAATAATGCCACCATTTCTTGTTGCGAGGTACTGAATTCCTTAATCTTTCCTGCGCATGAGCAACACCATAACAACTCCTTCTTATGTGCAGCAACCATAATGGGACAAAGCAATATTGCTGCTGGAGCTACCATTGGCTCTAACCACAATAGCCGCGCTGCTGACGGAGAAATAGTAGCGGGTCGTGGCTTTTGGCCCGGCCTCTGTGTTAGCTTAAAACACAATTCCAAGTTTGCGTCATTTACATTGATCGCAAAAGGTGATTACTCTTATGAGCTAAACATTCCTATTCCATTCAGCTTAATCAGTAATGACGTTAGCCATGACAGACTAGTTGTTATGCCTGGCTTTTGGTTTATGTACAACATGTACGCCTTAGCACGCAACTCCGGAAAATATATTGACCGCGATAAGCGTACAGATAAAATTCAGCATATAGAGTACGACTTCCTGGCCCCCGATACCATCAATGAGATGTTTGATGCTCTTGTACTATTTAAGAAGTATACTGCTATTGCTCATCACAAAAAGCAAGGAAGTACTATAAATGAATCTTCATTAGAAGAAGAGGGTAATGCTATACTTAATGATGATCAATATGATTGGAAAGGGCTTCAAGTAATAGCCTATGGCTTTGAAAACAATCATCGCCCCACACATTTGATCAAGGTCAAAGAGGCTTTTCAACTTTTCCAAAGATTAATCAGGTATTATGGAACTACACAGTTAATGCAATCCATTCAGAATGGTGTTGTCAACTCTTTGCAAGAAATACAACAAATAGACACTACAACAGAGCGCCTGACCTGGAAAAATATCGGCGGGCAATTATTACCCGAAACCAAGTTTAACCAATTTATTGAAAGTATCCATAAGAATACCATTGGATCATGGGAGGCAGTACATGGCTTTTATAAAGAGTGTGGCGCTACTTACGATGCAGACAAACTGCAACATGCCTATTCATCATTATTGGAAATTAAAGGCCTTACCACTGAAGAATTTACAACTGATATTTTCAATGAACTAATGCAGGAAGCATTAGCCACTAAAGAGTGGATGGTACAGAACATTTACGACTCGCGTGCCAAAGATTACCAAAGTGCCTTCCGCAAAATGGTTTATGACAATGAAGAAGAGATGGTTGAAGTAATTGGTAAACTAGAGGACAATGTATTTATTCAACAACAACAGAACGAGTTGGAACAAATGCGTGAAAGCGTAGTGCAGATTCAAAGTAGCTTTAAATAA